The following are encoded in a window of Artemia franciscana chromosome 5, ASM3288406v1, whole genome shotgun sequence genomic DNA:
- the LOC136027520 gene encoding uncharacterized protein LOC136027520 isoform X2, whose amino-acid sequence MADLITDSEDSFIKNEAEDALPGDIEKPIHFLSHLLPPKREDVHFVNLPSISGPCKFEYDTQESELICSNNEGHFSTTDSGLHLQGNMSLYFSKKTSASDFSNAYASESEPSNVCDQTFSHIRNLKTHQRMRTGNLDRCSQSTKIR is encoded by the exons ATGGCTGATCTCATCACTGATTCTGAGGattctttcattaaaaatg aaGCTGAAGATGCTTTACCAGGTGACATTGAGAAGCCCATCCACTTTCTAAGCCACCTTTTGCCACCAAAACGTGAAGATGTTCACTTCGTTAATCTACCTAGCATTTCAGGACCATGTAAATTTGAATATGATACCCAGGAATCAGAACTCATATGCTCTAACAATGAAG GCCACTTTTCAACAACCGATTCTGGACTACATTTACAGGGGAATATGTCactatatttttcaaagaagacATCTGCTAGTGATTTTTCAAATGCATATGCATCAGAATCTGAACCGTCTAATGTTTGTGACCAAACCTTTTCTCATATACGAAATTTGAAGACCCATCAAAGAATGCGTACAG GTAATTTGGATCGATGTAGCCAGTCCACAAAAATCCGATAA
- the LOC136027520 gene encoding zinc finger protein 112-like isoform X1, which produces MADLITDSEDSFIKNEAEDALPGDIEKPIHFLSHLLPPKREDVHFVNLPSISGPCKFEYDTQESELICSNNEGHFSTTDSGLHLQGNMSLYFSKKTSASDFSNAYASESEPSNVCDQTFSHIRNLKTHQRMRTGKKSFKCDVCLKCFSKLSGLNRHQVVHTDEKPFKCDLCDKTFSQAASLNQHQRVHTGERPFKCEVCDKTFSRGDTLNQHQRVHTGEKLFKCDICDKMFSRAVNLKSHQRLHTGEKPYKCDACKKCFSEMGSLNAHKRIHTGEKPFKCDVCYKTFARAYNLNKHQRMHTGEKPYKCDICKKCFSEMGNLNRHQRVHEGRETV; this is translated from the exons ATGGCTGATCTCATCACTGATTCTGAGGattctttcattaaaaatg aaGCTGAAGATGCTTTACCAGGTGACATTGAGAAGCCCATCCACTTTCTAAGCCACCTTTTGCCACCAAAACGTGAAGATGTTCACTTCGTTAATCTACCTAGCATTTCAGGACCATGTAAATTTGAATATGATACCCAGGAATCAGAACTCATATGCTCTAACAATGAAG GCCACTTTTCAACAACCGATTCTGGACTACATTTACAGGGGAATATGTCactatatttttcaaagaagacATCTGCTAGTGATTTTTCAAATGCATATGCATCAGAATCTGAACCGTCTAATGTTTGTGACCAAACCTTTTCTCATATACGAAATTTGAAGACCCATCAAAGAATGCGTACAGGTAAGAAATCGTTTAAATGTGATGTATGTCTAAAATGCTTTTCTAAACTGAGTGGTTTGAACAGACACCAAGTAGTGCATACGGATGAGAAACCGTTTAAGTGTGATTTATGTGACAAGACATTTTCTCAAGCAGCAAGTTTAAACCAGCACCAAAGAGTACATACGGGTGAGAGACCGTTTAAGTGTGAGGTATGTGACAAGACCTTTTCTCGAGGAGACACTTTGAACCAGCACCAAAGAGTACATACAggtgaaaaactttttaaatgtgATATATGTGACAAGATGTTTTCTCGTGCTGTTAATTTGAAGAGCCACCAAAGACTACATACAGGTGAGAAGCCGTATAAATGTGATGCATGTAAAAAATGCTTTTCAGAAATGGGTAGTCTGAACGCGCACAAAAGAATTCATACAGGTGAGAAGccgtttaaatgtgatgtaTGTTACAAAACCTTTGCTCGAGCATATAATTTGAACAAACACCAAAGAATGCATACAGGTGAGAAGCCGTATAAATGcgatatatgtaaaaaatgtttttctgaaatGGGTAATTTGAACAGGCACCAAAGAGTTCATGAGGGGCGAGAAACTGTTTAA